In the Populus trichocarpa isolate Nisqually-1 chromosome 1, P.trichocarpa_v4.1, whole genome shotgun sequence genome, one interval contains:
- the LOC7472759 gene encoding uncharacterized protein LOC7472759 isoform X2 yields MRGFNGESRAANNTLETINAAATAIASAENRVPQATVQRRWGSCWSIYLCFGYQKHKKQIGHAVLFPEPSAPGNGAPASENPTQAPVVTLPFAAPPSSPASFFQSEPPSVTQSPAGLVSLTSISASMYSPSGPASIFAIGPYAHETQLVSPPVFSTFTTEPSTAPFTPPPESVHLTTPSSPEVPFAQFLDPSLRNGDTGLRFPFDFQSYQFHPGSPVGQLISPSSGISGSGTSSPFPDGEFAVGGAHFPEFRIGEPPKLLNLDKLSTCEWGSYQGSGALTPESVRRGSPNFLLHRQFSDVPSRPRSGNGHKNGQVVNHRVSFELTAEDASRCVEEKPAFSIKTVPEYVENGTQAKEEKNSGESIQSFECRVGVTSNDSPEMASTDGEAAPQHRKQQSITLGSVKEFNFDNADEGDSRKPSSSNWWANGSVIGKEGETTKNWSFFPMVQSGVS; encoded by the exons ATGAGAGGCTTCAATGGAGAGTCGAGAGCTGCAAACAATACTTTAGAGACCATAAACGCTGCTGCTACTGCGATCGCATCTGCTGAGAATCGTGTGCCTCAAGCTACGGTTCAG AGAAGATGGGGGAGCTGCTGGAgtatatatttgtgttttggatatcagaaacacaaaaaacaaattggtcaTGCTGTCCTTTTTCCTGAACCATCAGCTCCTGGAAATGGTGCTCCTGCTTCTGAAAATCCAACCCAAGCACCGGTAGTCACACTTCCCTTCGCTGCACCTCCCTCCTCCCCTgcctctttctttcaatcagaACCTCCTTCTGTTACTCAATCACCAGCAGGTTTAGTGTCCCTCACCTCTATTTCTGCCAGCATGTACTCTCCCAGTGGACCTGCCTCTATTTTTGCCATTGGTCCTTATGCCCATGAAACCCAGTTAGTCTCACCACCTGTGTTCTCAACTTTTACCACTGAACCATCAACTGCTCCTTTCACTCCTCCTCCTGAGTCTGTCCACTTGACTACACCTTCCTCGCCTGAGGTTCCTTTTGCTCAATTCCTTGACCCTAGCCTCCGAAATGGTGATACGGGTCTGAGATTCCCATTTGATTTTCAGTCATATCAGTTTCATCCTGGAAGCCCGGTCGGCCAGCTCATTTCACCTAGCTCTGGCATTTCAGGTTCAGGCACATCATCTCCTTTCCCTGATGGCGAGTTTGCTGTTGGTGGTGCTCACTTTCCTGAGTTTCGAATAGGCGAACCGCCAAAGCTCTTGAACCTTGATAAGCTCTCCACATGTGAATGGGGATCGTATCAAGGTTCAGGGGCTTTGACTCCAGAATCTGTGAGGCGCGGATCGCCCAACTTTCTCCTGCATCGTCAGTTTTCTGATGTTCCGTCACGCCCTCGTTCAGGCAATGGACACAAGAATGGTCAAGTTGTTAATCATAGAGTGTCTTTTGAGTTAACTGCTGAAGATGCCTCGAGATGTGTGGAAGAGAAGCCAGCATTTTCTATTAAAACTGTGCCAGAATATGTGGAAAATGGCACGCAAgctaaagaagaaaagaactcTGGTGAATCGATACAAAGCTTTGAGTGTCGTGTTGGTGTAACATCTAATGACTCGCCAGAGATGGCTTCAACAGATGGAGAGGCGGCACCACAGCATCGAAAGCAACAGTCCATCACTCTTGGCTCTGTTAAAGAATTTAACTTTGACAATGCTGATGAAGGAGATTCACGCAAGCCTAGTAGTTCAAACTGGTGGGCCAATGGAAGTGTTATAGGGAAGGAGGGTGAGACCACCAAGAACTGGTCGTTCTTCCCTATGGTGCAGTCAGGTGTTAGCTAG
- the LOC7472759 gene encoding uncharacterized protein LOC7472759 isoform X1, with amino-acid sequence MRGFNGESRAANNTLETINAAATAIASAENRVPQATVQKRRWGSCWSIYLCFGYQKHKKQIGHAVLFPEPSAPGNGAPASENPTQAPVVTLPFAAPPSSPASFFQSEPPSVTQSPAGLVSLTSISASMYSPSGPASIFAIGPYAHETQLVSPPVFSTFTTEPSTAPFTPPPESVHLTTPSSPEVPFAQFLDPSLRNGDTGLRFPFDFQSYQFHPGSPVGQLISPSSGISGSGTSSPFPDGEFAVGGAHFPEFRIGEPPKLLNLDKLSTCEWGSYQGSGALTPESVRRGSPNFLLHRQFSDVPSRPRSGNGHKNGQVVNHRVSFELTAEDASRCVEEKPAFSIKTVPEYVENGTQAKEEKNSGESIQSFECRVGVTSNDSPEMASTDGEAAPQHRKQQSITLGSVKEFNFDNADEGDSRKPSSSNWWANGSVIGKEGETTKNWSFFPMVQSGVS; translated from the exons ATGAGAGGCTTCAATGGAGAGTCGAGAGCTGCAAACAATACTTTAGAGACCATAAACGCTGCTGCTACTGCGATCGCATCTGCTGAGAATCGTGTGCCTCAAGCTACGGTTCAG AAGAGAAGATGGGGGAGCTGCTGGAgtatatatttgtgttttggatatcagaaacacaaaaaacaaattggtcaTGCTGTCCTTTTTCCTGAACCATCAGCTCCTGGAAATGGTGCTCCTGCTTCTGAAAATCCAACCCAAGCACCGGTAGTCACACTTCCCTTCGCTGCACCTCCCTCCTCCCCTgcctctttctttcaatcagaACCTCCTTCTGTTACTCAATCACCAGCAGGTTTAGTGTCCCTCACCTCTATTTCTGCCAGCATGTACTCTCCCAGTGGACCTGCCTCTATTTTTGCCATTGGTCCTTATGCCCATGAAACCCAGTTAGTCTCACCACCTGTGTTCTCAACTTTTACCACTGAACCATCAACTGCTCCTTTCACTCCTCCTCCTGAGTCTGTCCACTTGACTACACCTTCCTCGCCTGAGGTTCCTTTTGCTCAATTCCTTGACCCTAGCCTCCGAAATGGTGATACGGGTCTGAGATTCCCATTTGATTTTCAGTCATATCAGTTTCATCCTGGAAGCCCGGTCGGCCAGCTCATTTCACCTAGCTCTGGCATTTCAGGTTCAGGCACATCATCTCCTTTCCCTGATGGCGAGTTTGCTGTTGGTGGTGCTCACTTTCCTGAGTTTCGAATAGGCGAACCGCCAAAGCTCTTGAACCTTGATAAGCTCTCCACATGTGAATGGGGATCGTATCAAGGTTCAGGGGCTTTGACTCCAGAATCTGTGAGGCGCGGATCGCCCAACTTTCTCCTGCATCGTCAGTTTTCTGATGTTCCGTCACGCCCTCGTTCAGGCAATGGACACAAGAATGGTCAAGTTGTTAATCATAGAGTGTCTTTTGAGTTAACTGCTGAAGATGCCTCGAGATGTGTGGAAGAGAAGCCAGCATTTTCTATTAAAACTGTGCCAGAATATGTGGAAAATGGCACGCAAgctaaagaagaaaagaactcTGGTGAATCGATACAAAGCTTTGAGTGTCGTGTTGGTGTAACATCTAATGACTCGCCAGAGATGGCTTCAACAGATGGAGAGGCGGCACCACAGCATCGAAAGCAACAGTCCATCACTCTTGGCTCTGTTAAAGAATTTAACTTTGACAATGCTGATGAAGGAGATTCACGCAAGCCTAGTAGTTCAAACTGGTGGGCCAATGGAAGTGTTATAGGGAAGGAGGGTGAGACCACCAAGAACTGGTCGTTCTTCCCTATGGTGCAGTCAGGTGTTAGCTAG
- the LOC7472760 gene encoding BTB/POZ domain-containing protein At5g41330 produces MATFTTTTVMSSQSNNLSLHKLKINPKTQSNIVTINVGGRIFQTTDQTLAQAGPKSLLSQLSELNQLVPHFIDRDPDLFSILLSLLRTGNLPSKAKSYDLKDLIEESKFYKIESLLVNSLSNPSQFDPFNLQKTVILPLNSRDTASAITATPHGSLHVSHGSKITSFDWSLQNKSTALTQFTAIDSMLAISPNLVAVGATDFSGLQILDLEKKGLVLETLNWENVTKSGSTVQAIGSSNDLLFTSFESSRRNSNSILVYDLKTLSPVTEIGHYEIFGADLDSAIPATKLKWVESYNVVMASGSHSGPSGVLGNVKFWDIRSGCVVWEFKEKVDCFSDITVSDNLSSIFKVGVNSGEVFYADLRKLGSEGIDSWVCLGDERKVGNVRKEGVGCKIEAHGNQVFCSRGGDIELWSEVVMDSSKKREEGLPERVFRKNLMGRVKDMAGPRVTNLAFGGDRMFVTWKDQQSVEVWQSSVMGS; encoded by the coding sequence ATGGCTACCTTCACAACCACAACTGTTATGTCCTCTCAAAGCAACAACCTTAGTCTCCACAAACTCAAGATTAACCCAAAAACACAATCAAACATAGTCACAATTAACGTTGGTGGGCGAATTTTTCAAACAACAGATCAAACCCTAGCTCAAGCAGGTCCGAAATCCCTCCTGTCCCAACTCTCCGAGCTGAATCAACTCGTTCCCCATTTCATCGACCGAGACCCTGATTTATTCTCTATTCTCTTATCCCTCTTGAGAACCGGAAATCTCCCCTCAAAGGCCAAGTCTTACGATCTcaaagacttgattgaagagTCAAAGTTTTACAAGATTGAGTCTTTATTAGTCAATTCTCTCTCGAACCCGtctcaatttgatccttttaaCCTCCAAAAAACCGTAATTTTACCCTTGAATAGCCGGGACACGGCGTCAGCGATTACCGCTACACCGCACGGTTCCTTGCATGTGTCTCATGGTAGCAAGATCACATCTTTTGATTGGTCATTGCAGAACAAGTCAACAGCTTTAACCCAATTCACTGCAATTGATTCCATGTTAGCGATTTCCCCAAACTTGGTTGCTGTTGGGGCCACTGATTTCTCGGGGTTGCAAATTCTTGATCTAGAGAAAAAGGGATTAGTTTTAGAGACATTGAATTGGGAAAATGTGACTAAATCAGGGTCAACAGTACAAGCAATTGGGTCATCTAATGATTTGTTGTTTACGAGTTTCGAATCAAGTAGGCGGAACTCGAATTCAATATTGGTTTATGATTTAAAGACTTTATCGCCAGTTACTGAGATTGGTCATTATGAAATATTTGGTGCTGATTTGGATTCTGCTATACCGGCCACGAAATTGAAGTGGGTAGAGAGTTATAATGTGGTAATGGCATCGGGGTCTCATAGTGGACCGTCGGGTGTGTTAGGGAATGTGAAGTTTTGGGATATAAGGAGTGGATGTGTGGTTTGGGAGTTCAAGGAAAAGGTTGATTGCTTTTCAGATATTACTGTTTCAGATAATTTGTCATCAATATTTAAAGTTGGAGTGAATTCTGGGGAGGTATTTTATGCAGATTTGAGGAAGCTAGGGAGTGAGGGTATTGATTCGTGGGTTTGTTTAGGTGATGAGAGGAAGGTGGGGAATGTGAGGAAAGAGGGGGTTGGGTGTAAGATTGAGGCTCATGGGAATCAAGTGTTCTGTAGTAGAGGTGGTGATATTGAGCTTTGGTCTGAGGTGGTGATGGATTCgtcaaagaagagagaagagggaTTGCCGGAAAGGGTGTTTAGGAAGAATTTGATGGGTAGAGTGAAGGATATGGCAGGGCCAAGGGTAACTAATTTGGCTTTTGGAGGGGACAGAATGTTCGTGACGTGGAAGGATCAGCAGTCTGTTGAGGTTTGGCAAAGTTCTGTAATGGGATCTTGA
- the LOC7472761 gene encoding osmotin-like protein OSM34 — MSHLTKFLTSSLLFSLLIISTNAATFEIRNNCPYTVWAAASPGGGRRLDRGQTWYLNVPAGTSMARIWGRTNCNFDGSGRGRCQTGDCTGGLECKGWGVPPNTLAEYALNQFGNLDFYDISLVDGFNIPMEFSPTSSGGSGKCQALLCTADINGQCPNELRAPGGCNNPCTVFKTNEYCCTNGQGSCGPTYFSRFFKDRCPTSYSYPQDDPSSTFTCPGGTNYRVIFCPRGSPHFPLEMVEEQRAE, encoded by the coding sequence ATGAGCCACTTAACCAAATTTCTCACCTCCTCCCTCCTCTTTAGCCTTCTCATCATCTCTACTAATGCAGCCACCTTCGAAATCCGAAACAATTGCCCTTACACTGTGTGGGCCGCAGCCTCACCTGGCGGTGGGCGCCGTCTAGACCGTGGCCAGACTTGGTATCTTAATGTGCCTGCTGGCACGTCCATGGCTCGTATTTGGGGCAGGACAAATTGTAACTTTGATGGTAGTGGTAGGGGTCGTTGCCAAACTGGGGATTGCACCGGTGGCCTAGAGTGCAAGGGCTGGGGTGTCCCTCCCAACACTCTAGCAGAATATGCGTTAAATCAGTTTGGTAACttagatttttatgatatatcCCTTGTTGATGGATTTAATATCCCTATGGAATTTAGTCCAACATCAAGCGGTGGCTCAGGGAAGTGTCAGGCGCTTCTCTGCACAGCAGATATTAATGGGCAATGTCCTAATGAATTGAGGGCTCCTGGTGGGTGTAATAACCCATGCACTGTGTTTAAAACTAACGAATATTGCTGCACTAATGGGCAGGGGAGCTGTGGCCCTACCTATTTCTCAAGGTTTTTTAAGGATAGGTGCCCTACTTCTTACAGCTATCCCCAGGATGACCCTTCGAGCACATTTACATGCCCTGGCGGGACCAACTATAGGGTTATCTTTTGCCCTCGGGGGTCTCCTCATTTCCCCTTGGAGATGGTTGAAGAACAGCGTGCGGAGTAA